From a region of the Anomalospiza imberbis isolate Cuckoo-Finch-1a 21T00152 chromosome 3, ASM3175350v1, whole genome shotgun sequence genome:
- the LOC137471711 gene encoding GDNF-inducible zinc finger protein 1-like translates to MESNPVLLESKSSPINLLNEMQQLRLLGHLCDVTVSVEYQGVRAEFPAHKAVLAATSKFFKEVFLNEKPVDGPHSNVFLNEVQVADFASFLEFVYTARVEVEEDRVQRMLEIAEKLKCLDLSETCFQLKKQMLESVLLELQNFSGSQNSEEESTTCPSTVPTAKAGRDSPDCSVAAPGRGASPEGLAAKSKEKMDKKKEVLKAPYAKIRRASGRLAGRKVFVEIPKKKYTRRLREQQRNAEEEKQPKGEEGEQEQEENSGKPEGTSPENLPKGEADKKKRSGTFKCGTCQKEFLYEKSFLKHIQQSHGIASALEFRCETCAQTFANRCNLRSHQRHVHSSERRFPCELCAKRFKRKKDVKRHVLQVHEGGGERHQCHQCGKGLSSRTALRLHERTHTGHKPYGCPECEAKFSQPSALKTHMRIHTGEKPFVCDECGARFTQNHMLIYHRRCHTGERPFMCETCGKSFASKEYLKHHNRIHTGSKPFKCDVCFRTFAQRNSLYQHIKVHTGERPYCCDQCGKQFTQLNALQRHHRIHTGEKPFMCNACGRTFTDKSTLRRHTSIHDKNTPWKSFLVIVEGAAKNDEGHKTELPDEEYEVSPKIPEKLLSFPENSPYQSLAAVPGSGNSSTDCKASGAQESLLGELTMLHTQTDSGQPQLHALVNME, encoded by the exons ATGGAAAGCAACCCCGTTCTGCTGGAATCCAAGTCCTCCCCCATCAACTTGCTGAACGAGATGCAGCAGCTGCGGCTGCTGGGCCACCTGTGCGACGTCACGGTCAGCGTGGAGTACCAGGGCGTCCGCGCCGAGTTCCCGGCACACAAGGCCGTGCTGGCTGCCACCAGCAAGTTCTTCAAGGAGGTTTTCCTCAACGAGAAACCTGTGGATGGCCCCCACAGCAACGTGTTCCTCAACGAGGTGCAGGTGGCAGATTTCGCCTCCTTCCTGGAGTTCGTGTACACGGCGCGTGTggaggtggaggaggacagGGTGCAGCGTATGCTTGAGATCGCCGAGAAGCTCAAGTGCCTGGATCTCTCCGAGACTTGCTTCCAGCTGAAGAAGCAGATGCTGGAATccgtgctgctggagctgcagaactTCTCGGGGTCACAGAATTCCGAGGAGGAAAGCACCACCTGCCCGAGCACTGTGCCCACGGCAAAGGCCGGGCGGGACTCTCCGGATTGTTCTGTAGCCGCGCCTGGCCGTGGAGCATCTCCTGAGGGGCTGGCTGCCAAGTCCAAGGAGAAGATGGACAAAAAGAAGGAAGTGCTGAAGGCTCCTTATGCCAAGATCCGCAGGGCGAGCGGGCGGCTGGCCGGCAGGAAGGTGTTCGTGGAGATCCCAAAGAAAAAATACACCCGGAGGCTGCGGGAGCAGCAGCGGAACGctgaggaggaaaagcagcccaAAGGCgaggagggagagcaggagcaggaggagaactCTGGCAAACCTGAGGGGACCTCCCCAGAAAACCTCCCCAAAGGCGAGGCGGACAAAAAGAAGCGCAGCGGCACCTTCAAGTGCGGCACGTGCCAGAAGGAGTTCCTGTACGAGAAGAGCTTCCTGAAGCACATCCAGCAGAGCCACGGGATCGCCTCGGCGCTGGAGTTCCGCTGCGAGACGTGCGCGCAGACCTTCGCCAACCGCTGCAACCTGCGCAGCCACCAGCGGCACGTGCACAGCAGCGAGCGCCGCTTCCCCTGCGAGCTCTGCGCCAAGCGCTTCAAGAGGAAAAAGGACGTCAAGAGGCACGTCCTGCAGGTGCACGAGGGCGGCGGGGAGcgccaccagtgccaccagtgcgGCAAGGGGCTCAGCTCCAGGACGGCCCTGCGGCTCCACGAGAGAACACACACGGGACACAAGCCCTACGGCTGCCCCGAGTGCGAGGCCAAGTTCTCCCAGCCTTCGGCGCTGAAAACCCACATGAG GATCCACACAGGGGAGAAGCCCTTTGTGTGTGATGAGTGTGGGGCCCGCTTCACCCAGAACCACATGCTCATCTACCACAGGCGCTGCCACACAG GGGAAAGGCCTTTCATGTGTGAAacctgtgggaagagctttgccTCCAAGGAATACCTGAAACACCACAACCGGATCCACACGGGATCCAAGCCTTTCAAATGTGACGTTTGCTTCCGGACCTTTGCCCAGAGGAATTCCCTGTACCAGCACATCAAAGTCCACACAG GGGAGCGGCCGTACTGCTGTGACCAGTGTGGGAAGCAGTTCACACAGCTGAACGCGCTGCAGCGGCACCACCGCATCCACACCGGCGAGAAGCCCTTCATGTGCAACGCCTGCGGCAGGACCTTCACCGACAAATCCACGCTGCGCCGGCACACCTCG ATCCATGATAAAAACACCCCCTGGAAGTCCTTCCTTGTCATCGTGGAAGGAGCCGCAAAGAATGACGAGGGACACAAAACGGAGCTTCCTGATGAGGAATACGAGGtgtcccccaaaatcccagaaaagcTGCTCTCCTTCCCAGAGAACAGCCCCTACCAGAGCCTGGCAGCAGTCCCAGGAAGCGGGAATTCCAGCACAGACTGTAAGGCCTCTGGAGCACAGGAGTCCCTGCTGGGAGAACTGACCATGCTCCACACGCAGACGGActctgggcagccccagctccatgcCCTGGTGAACATGGAATGA